From the genome of Acidimicrobiia bacterium:
ACGTGCCTTTTTGGAACCGGATGCCTCGGGATCCGGGCGGAGCCGAGTGAGCACCTCGGCCAAGGCTGTTGCTCGGTGGGCGCCCAACTCGACGGCGACGATGAAGCCCGCATGATTTCAGCGCTCGGTGCCACCCTCGATCCGGAACGATTTCAGCACCACGCCATCGCCGCCCAGGACGGCGTCTTTACCGATGCCAGCCACACCGCCACCGCCGTCGTAGACGGCGCCTGCATCTTCCTCAACCATCCTGGCTTCGCCGGGGGGGCCGGGTGTGCGTTGCACCTCGCCGCCATCGACGCCGACGAATCGCCCATCGATTGGAAACCGTCGGTGTGCTGGCAGTTGCCGATCAAGGTGGACTGGGAACCGGGCCCCCACGACACCGAAGTGGCCACGGTCCGGCGTTGGACTCGCGCCGACTGGGGCGAAGACGGCGAGCCCATGGCGTGGTGCTGCACCGAGGGCGAGCGCGCCTACGGGGGTGAGCACAGGGTGCTCGACTCGCTGGGCGCTGAGATCGAGGCGCTCGTGGGCACGGCGGTGCATGTGGAACTCCGCCGCCGCCTCGCCCCCTAGCCCTCACCCGGCACCATCGGCTGAGCACTAGGTTTCCCGGCATGGCTGATGACGACCTTCATGACTTCGAGCGCATCTCCTTCGGTCACGACGGCAAGGAGCGCACCGTATTCCGCCGCGGAACAGGCCCGGCAGTGATCGTGATCTCCGAGATGCCGGGGATCTCGCCCAAGGTCGCCGACCTGGCCCGCCGGATCTCCGACATCGGGTGCACGGCGGTTATGCCGCACCTCTTTGGCGTGCCGGGGCGCGACCCGAACCCGGAGTCGGCCGGAACATTCGGGGCCGTCCGCTACATGCTGTCCTCGATCGTCCCGGCCTGCATCAGCCGCGAGTTCGCCACGTTCGCCCTGGGCCGTACCTCCCCAGTGGTGGCTTGGCTCCGGGCACTAGCCGCCGTCGAGCACGAGCGGTGCGGGGGCCCCGGAGTAGGGGCGGTGGGCATGTGTTTTACCGGTGGCTTTGCTCTGGCCATGGCGGTGGACGACCGGATGCTGGTCCCGGTCCTCTCGCAGCCCTCGATGCCCATGAGCATCGGAAAGAAACGCCAGCACACCATCGACATTTCCAGCGCCGACCTCGACCAGGTGAAACACCGGTGCGCCAACGACGGGCTCGAAGTGTTGGGCCTGCGCTTTGCCAGCGACCGCTTTGTGCCCGACGAGCGGTTTGCCTTTCTTCGCGAGCAACTCGGCGATGCCTTCGTGGCCGTGGAATTGAGCGATGCCGATGCCAATCCGGAGGCCGTCACCAAGCCTCATTCTGTGCTCACCGAACATCTCATCGACGAGGTCGGGACCCGCACCCGCCAGACCCTCGATGAAGTGCTCGAATTGTTCCGCCGCAAACTCCTCGTCTAGCCCTCCCCGCACTGTTCACGACGGTGGGGCGAGCACCGATTCGATCTCGAGATCAAGGGCATGGCGGCCGTGGCGCTGGGCCATGGCCACGAACATGTCATCGCCACGGTCGGTCTGGCCCACCAGACCCGAAGCCCCGATCGCCATCGACAAGCCCGCCATGGTGAAGCGGCGGTAGTCACGCCACAGGTTGTCCCAATCCAATTCCACCCCGTGTGCCGCCATGCCCGCCTGGTACAAGCGCACGAGATCCTTCTCGTGGTGGCGGCGATCCTCGGTGGTCAGCCCGGCCCCGATGAAGTAACTGAGGTCCATCACCCCGTTACCGTGCACCACGGTCTGCCAATCCACCACCGCGATGGCTGGGCCCCCCGTTGCCGTGGCGAAGAGCAGGTTGTCGAGGCGGTAGTCGCCGTGTTGCAGCGTCCAGGCGGCGGGGTCCGCCGAGGCCACCTCGGCCAGGGCCGGAATGGCCCGGCGGGCCAGAGCCAGGATGTCATCGTCGATCCGATCGGAATACCGCTGTTCGAAGAGATCCAGCAGCGAGAGCACCAGCATCGACGTAAAGGCGGCGGTGTCGGGGGTGGACCGGGCCAGCCAGGCCAGGTCCTTCAGCGATGGATCGCCCCAGCGGGGACCGTGCAAACTCGGCAAGTGCTCCACGGCGATCGCCGCCACCGACGGCGAGCAGCCGGCGATCTGGTCGCCCTGCTCGGCGGGGGCGAGGTCTTCGAGGAGCAAGACGAAGTCGTCGCTGAGCGGGTCGTGGGACACATGGAAACAGCCCGGAGCGCGGACCGGGAGGTGGGGGGCGAGATCACGGTAGAAACTGGTCTCAATGAGGTAGCTACGCAGGGCCCGGCTGGTGTTCCGACTCGTCTCGTCATCGCTGGGCAACTTGGCCACGATGGTGGCCGGCCCACCGCCGCCGGGGGAATACGTGAGGGTGACCCGAATACTCGAGGCCACCTGGCCGGTTCCCACCGCCTCCATCTCGATAGAGGCCACCGGGGTTCCCAAGGCCTCGGAAAGAAACGTCGGGGTAAGGACATCACTGGATCCCATGACGAGTGCTTAGCGCACGGCTTCGGCTCGCTCCTGTCACGCCCACCGGCTGATCGGCCACCCACCGGATGAGAAACGGGTGCGGCCCGCCCTGTTCCGGGGGTCAGTCGACGTCGATGTCGGGCTCCGCCAGTAACCCGGCGGCGGCCGCCAACGCTTCAGCCAAACGCGATGCCTTCTCGGCTACGGCCCACATGTGCGCCTCGGCCATGTCGGATCGGCCGCGTAGCGGCGGGGAACCGATCGAGCGCATGAGCGCGGTGGGATCCGTGGTGCGCACGATGGGCTCAATTTCCGGCACCGGTGGGACCGGCCGCCACAGGTCCACCGGCTTGGCTTTCTGACCACTGCGCTTACGCGATGGGCTGCGTTTCCTCGGTTGGGCCATCAGAGGTCGTCCGCCGCCAACAGTTGATCGGGCCGCAAGCCCAGCGCGGTGCGCAACTGTTCGGCGTCGAGGTCGGCGAGCGAGCTGCTCTTGGGCAATACCAGGTCGGCGATACGACGTTTGCCACCCACCACCTCCTCCACCCGTTCGTCCACGGTGCCGGGACACACCAGACGATGCGACAGCACGGTACGCGTTTGGCCGATGCGCCATGCCCGGTCCCGGGCCTGATCCTCCACCGCCGGGTTCCACCAGCGGTCGTAGAGCACCACATGGTTGGCGGCGGTGAGGTTGAGGCCGGTGCCGCCAGCCTTGAGTGACAAGACAATGGCTCCCGCCCCTTCACCGTCCTGGAATTCCTTGATCATCGTGTCCCGGGCTCCCCGGGCGAGCCCTCCGTGATAACACCGGATCGCCTTCCCCGACACGTCGCTGAGGTGCTCGGCCAGGCGCACGCCCCAGGTGGCGAACTGGGTGAAGATGAGGATTCGCTCGTTGGCCTCGAATACCTGCTCCACCACTTCCTCAAGGCGGTTGAGTTTCCCGGAACGGCCCGCCAACGGGCCATCGTCTTGTTGATAGTTCCACGGATGATTGCAGATCTGCTTCAGCGCCGTGATGGCGGCCAAGATCGCCCCCTGCTTCACCTCGCGCTCAGCTCCTTCGGCCTGGGTGACCAGGCCATCGAGCACCGCCTGGTACAAACCAATCTGCTCGGCGGTCATGGTGCAATGGTCGAGTTCGTCGATGCGATCGGGCAACTCCGCCGCCACGGCTGGCTCGGTCTTGGTACGACGAAACACCAGGATGCCGTTGAGCGCCCGCAGCGCCTGCTCACCTTCACCCGACAACTGCGCGATGAAACTGGGTCGAGCACCCACCAGGCCCGGGTTGGTAAAATCGAGAATCGACCAGAGGTCACCTAGGCCGTTTTCGATCGGGGTGCCCGTGAGGGCGAGGCGGGTGCGGGCGGGAATCCGCCGTAGTTGCTGGGCCGTTTCGTTCGTGTGGTTTTTGATGGCCTGCGCCTCATCCAGGACCACCCGATCCCACGTGCGCTGTTCGAGCGCCTCGACGTCGCGTACCGCAGTTCCGTAGGTGGTGATCACCACATCGGCGTCGGCCACTTCAGCCGCCAGTTGCTCCGCCGATGCTCGCGAGGCGCCGTGATGAACCACCACCTTCAAATCGGGCACGAAGCGGGCGGCCTCGGCGGCCCAGTTGCCCACCACCGCCGGTGGCGCGATCACCAGCGACGGGCCCTGGCCCATCGTGCGCCGGAGGTGGGCAAGCACCGTAGGGGTCTTGCCCAGCCCCATGTCCAGGGCCAGGCATCCGCCTAGTTCTACTGCGTCGAGAAAGTCGAGCCAGCCCAATGCCTCGGCTTGGTAGGAGCGCAATTCGCCGTGGAACCCCTCTGGCTTGGTCACGGGCGCGGCGGGGGCCGACGAGGCCTTTTCGAGCAGGTCGGTGGCCCAACCGGAACCCTCCACCCGTACCCCGGCACCAAAGGGCGTTCCCTCCAGTCCCACAACGTGACGGAGGATCTCCGCGCCCGTCATCTGCGTCGACGAAGCCCGCTCCGCCAACGCAGCGGCTGCTTCCTTCAAATCGACCCCGTCGAGTTCCACCCAACGTCCGTGCGACTGCACCAGCGGCCGGGCCTCGGCCGCCAATCGAGCAATGTCCGCCGCCGACAGTTCAACATCGCCGAACACGGCCGACCAGCGCACATCACTGAGCTGATGCGCTCCTACTACCGGCTCGCCGGCAGGCTCCACAAAGAGCCGCAAACCCGCGCGCGGCTTACGGCGGGACAAGGCGGGGACGCGCACATCAAATCCCGCGACCGCCAGCGTGGGACCGATCGTCGTCATGAGTTCCCAGGCTTCGTCCTGGCTGAGATACACCTGACCGCGCCGCAGGCCACCGGCCCGGCGCAGGGTGTCATAGAGGCGTTCCAGACGCTCCATCTCATCGGCGAGGTGTCGTGTTTTCTTGCTGTCGGTGAGGGCCTGCTCAACTGGGAGTAAGCCGCCTTCGGCACCGCGGCCGAGCACCTGCAGGAACCAAGCGTCGCCCTTGTCGGGCGGGTCGAGTTGCACCACCAAGGTGGTCTTGGCCACTCCCGCCACGCCACTGATCCAACTGTCGAGGCGCTTGGATACTTCCGCGCCCGCCGGGATCGGGGCGGTGAAGGGCGATCCGTCGAGCCGGGCGATAAAGGCCTCGCCCACATCAGCAGCGTTACGAATGATCGGCGGGGTGGCCGGCCGCTCCAACTTTTCGGCCGCCTCTCGGGCAATGGCATCCACCACCTCCCCGATGACCTCAATGGTGACCACCCGTGGCTCCTTGCGGCTCAGCACCGCCACCGGGCCGGGCATCGCGGCCGCCAGGCGGGACACTTCTGCATCATCGATCCGGGCCGGTGACCACCGCACGTTGAGGTCCATCGCCTTCCCATCGGGATGCCGCTGGGTACGCAGGCTCGGAACCAAATCCCCTCGCGCCACCAATCGCACCGCCGCCACCGCCACCCGACCTAGCCACCGCACACTGGCGCCCACCCCGTCGTCCTGCGCGTTGCCCCCGCCTACCGCGACCACGAGCCAGCCGAGCGCTTCTTCCACCGGGATAGACAGCGCCGCCGCCCGCAGCCCGTTGGGTAGCGAAACATCGGCGTGGGGAGCCCACCCCAGTTTGGGGCCACCGAGGGCCTCGAGGCGATCGGCCAGCTCTGCGTTGCGGTGCGCCACCACATCGGGGCCGCCGGCCCAGATGATGATGGAACCGCCCTCCCAGGAAGCCTGCAGGCGCACTTCGCCGGTGGGGTCAGCGGTGGGAATGAGCACCCCAGACCCGGTAGAGACCGAGCGGGTGATCAGATCGTAGGCCGCTTCCAGGCGATCGAGTTCGGCCTCGAAGTCCCCCACCACTTGGGCGCGTTCGGGACCCCCGAGGCCACTGACGGAGTCGAGAGCATCCTCGGTCTCGTCCATCAGTCGCTCGAGGAGAAAGCGCCAAGCGACGGGGTCGGCTTCGAGCAACGTCCGCTGATCGGCGGTGGCGGTGCCCTCCGCTGCAGCCCACGCCGCGGCCTCGAGAGCACGTGTGCGGTCTGTCATGCAGAGAAGAGTTGGTGGCCCTGAGGTAGCGCCACCGGCTCAGTGGTAAGGATACGCCTTTCCACCCCCAATGCCAGAATTTCAGACCCTGGGAACCTTCAGAGCGGGCGGGGGGTCGCCAAGTCGACGGCATTTCGGTGCAGCACGGATCGCCGATCCTCGGGGGAGAGCGGCTGGGTATCCGCCACGTAATCAAGGGGGTGGGGAAGGGCTTCGATGTGGGGCCAGTCTGAACCAAAGATCACCCGGTCGGCGCCCATGAGGGCCACCAGCGTCTCCAGATCGTCCTCCCAGAACGGATTCACCCACACATGCCGGCGGAACTGCTCCACCGGGTCCTCCTTGAAATAGCCGGGAAGCTTCTTGTCCTGCGAGCGCAACTTTCGGAACAGATCGGGCAGAAACTCGGCACCGTTCTCGATGGAAGCCACCCGCAGGTTCGGGAACTTCACGAAGTGACGGGCCAGGGTCATCGACAGGAGAAAGTCGTGGACGGCGTCTTCGATGTGGAAACTCTTGATGGTGGGCCGGAAATCTCCCTGGCTGAAGTTGGCCGCGAACCCGTCGCGAGCAAAGCCGTTCGATGACCGGCCAGTGTCGCCGGCGTGCACCACCACGGTGATGCCCGCTTCGTTGACCCGGGCCCAGAACGGGTCGTAGGCCGCATGAAACGGACTGCGCTCTCCGGTGACGGTGGTGGGAGCCGCCGCTCGCATCACGATGATCCGAGCACCCTGGTCAAGGGCCCACTCAAGTTCCTCCACCGCCCATTGGTCATCAGCCAGCGTGAGGTAGGGGGCGGTGAGGATGCGCCCGTGGTAATCGAACGGCCAGTCCTCGGCGAGCCATCGGTTGAAGGCCCGGAAGGTGGCACAGACGGCGAAGGGATCGTCCTTGAGCGGTTCCTCGTAGATCATGCCCAAGGTGGGAAACAAGAAACATCCCTCAAGGCCCTGCTCATCGAGCACGGCGAGGCGCGCCGACGCGGAGCGGTACTCGGCGCGGATCGGTTCGTGGTCGTGTAGCAACTCGATCGGGTTGGCGCCCTTGGGGTTGCCCCGGAAGAACTCGCTCAGGCACCCGGGCTTGGAGATCGGGTCGAACGTGGCGTTGGTCACCGCACGGCTGACCTTGCCCCCGAGCACGTGATACTGCCGGCCGTCGATCGTGGCCCACTGCACCGCGCGCGGCCCGAGCGCGGGATCGAGATGCCGGGTGAAGGCATCGAGAGCCTCGTAGTAATGGTTGTCTGCATCCCAGATGGGATGGCCGAGATCCTCCACACCCCCAGCCTAGGGCCGGTTCAGGGCGGGATGACGGCCGGCCAGCAACCGCAGCAGCACGCGACGGGGTACGGCCCGAGTCGCCACCACGGCCAGCTGATTTGGCCTCCCCGGAATCAACACATCCCGACCCTTGTCCAGCGCGGCTAGGGCTTGGAGCGCCACCTCGGTGGCGCTCACCCACATGAACGATGGCAGGGCCGCTGCTGCCGCCGCCGCCTCGGCCTCCCCCATCCCTGAGGCCACCGCAAATTCCGTTTCCACCGGGCCGGGACACACTGCGGTCACGCTCACTCCCTGGTGGCGCAGTTCCTGGGCCATGGCCTGCGAGTAGGACAACACGAACGCCTTACACCCGCCGTACCCGGCCTGGCCGGGCAGCGGCTGAAAGGCGGCTACGGAGGCCACGTTGAGCACCGCCCCCGTGCCGCGCTCCACCATGGCAGGCACGAACAGACTGCAGAGGTGGGCCACCGCCTCAACGTCGAGGCGAATCATGGCGATCTCGCTCTGGGGCTCACTTAGATGCACCGGCCCCATGGTGGATACACCGGCGTTGTTCACCAGCACCTGAACCTGGAGGCCGCGTTCGCGCAGCGTGGTGGCGATCGCCGAGCGCTGCGCGTCATCAGACACATCAGCAACGATGACCTCAGCCCGCACGCCGGTAGAAGCCGTCAGTTCCTCCGCCAGCATCCGCAGGCGATCTTCGCGACGGGCCACCAGGGTCACGCCGTGACCTCGGCGCGCCAGTGCCCGGGCCAGCTCCACGCCAATGCCGGCCGAGGCTCCCGTGATCAGCGCGGTGCAGTGGGGAGCGGGGATCGGCAGGGCCATGCCAAGAGCGTAGGACAGGGCAGGAACGGACCGGACCGGTGGGTTACCAACCCAACACGGTGTCGAGCACTTCGCCGGCGATCGCCAGCCCGCCGAGGTGGCTTTCGCCATCGCGCACGAACAGGGTGCCGTGGCGCAACGACGGCACAAAATGCTCGGCGTGGGCGACGGGCACGATGTTGTCGTCACGACCATGCCACCACCACACCGGCACATCGATGACCCCGGGGTCGAAGCCCCAGTCTTTCGTGAACAAAATCCCGTCGTCCACGATCGCCCGCATGCTGTGGCCGCCGTTGGTGGCGAGGTCGTCGAGGAACATCTCTTTGATGTCCGCCTGGCCCAGCACGGCGCGGTCCCCCGGCGGTGATAAGGCGGCGTAGAGGTCGAGGCCTCGTGATCCGAACGGCTTCGATGCCCGCATCAAGACGGTCAGCGCCAGGCCGGCGGGTCGGCGTATCACCGGCAGGAGCGGTGCCACTGCCTTCGCCAACCCCACGACCCCTCCCGGCACGGCATCAGGCCCCACGGTGGGTACCACGCCGTCGAGAATCCCCACCGAGCGAACGCGATCGGGAAGGCCGGCGGCCACCGCGAGGGCGTAGGGCCCGCCGCCGGAGAGACCCACCACGGAGAAATTTCCGATACCGAGTTGGTCCACCACCATCTCAACGTCGGCTACGAAGTCGAAGACGCAGCCATAGCGATGCGCCGGCGACCAGCCCACGCCGGGGCGATCAAGCCCGAGGATGCGCAGGTTGCGGGATTGGGCGATGCGCCGGGCCTCCTCGGGGATCTGGCGCCGGGCGCCCGGGGTGCCGTGAAACCAGACCACCGTCTGCCCGTGAGGAGTACCGAACTCGGCCACCCCCAGTTTGCGACCATCGCGCACCGGCACCGTGCCCTCGAAGCGAGCGGCAGTGATGTTCCCCACCGCTCAGATCATCCTGATCGGGCGGCGAGGGTCGGTGAGCAAGGTCTGCGGCACGAATGGAGGATACGTTCACCAGCATGACGATGGTCCCCTATGACGAGTTCGGGCTGTTTCAGGAGAACGCCACGGAGTTTGGTCTCCCCTATCCCGGGCCGCCGGTCGTGCGCCGGGAGCGGTTCACGGTGGCCCCCGATCGCCAGCTGAGTGCACTGGTGTGGGGAGAAACAACCCCAGAGGTGGTTCTGCTTCATGGCGGCGCCCAGAATGCCCACACGTGGGACACCGTCGCCCTGGCCCTCGGCCGTAGCCTGCTGGCCATCGACCTCCCCGGTCACGGCCACTCCGATGCCCCCGCCGAAGGGAGCCTCGACCTGCGCCGCAACGCCCAGGACGTGGCCCAGGTGATCGCCGCCCTCGCCCCATCCGCCACTGCGGTAGTGGGCATGTCGCTGGGTGGGCTCACCACCATTGCCGTGGCCGATGCCCATCCTGATCTCGTCCGCCGGGTCGTGCTGGTAGACGTCACCCCCCGTGTCGAAGGACCGGGCGCGGCAGCCATCATGGCCTTCATCAACGGTCCCGAGAGCTTCGCCGACTTCGACGAACTTCTCGCCCGCACCATCGAGTTCAACCCCACCCGGTCGGAGTCGTCCCTCCGCCGGGGCATCCTTCACAACGCCATGCCGCGCGAGGACGGCTCCTGGGTGTGGCGATACCGGCGCTTCACAGAGGCCGCCGCGTCAGGGGAGCGGTCGCTACCCGCCGAAGACCTCTGGGATGCCCTGGGTCGGATCGCGGTGCCGCTGATGCTGGTGCGGGGAATGCGCCCGGGTTCAGTGGTGGACGACGAGGCGGAAGCCGAACTACGCCGCCGCCAACCCACCGCTCGAATCGAGCATGTCGTTGAAGCCGGTCACAGCGTCCAGGGCGACGACCCGCTCCACCTCGCCCATCTCATTGCCGACTTCATTACCTGAAGGCGACGGCGGCGCGTGTTCAGGACCAGGTGTAGAAGACGCCGGTAAGTTCTTCGCTGCGGTTCCAAAGGCGACCGGCGGCGGCGGCATCGAGGGCATTGGCGCGTCGCCCCACGCGGGTGGGGTACCCGCGGGCTTCGCCGAAGGAGTCCGGCCCCCAGTAGTCGTCGGCCATCACGGTGGGCATCGTGGCGGCGAAGAGCTGCGGGAGTGCCCCCATGTGATCCGACTGCCCCAACAACTTGTCACCCAAGCTGGTGAGCGGCTTGAGAAACCCGGCTCCCCGGGTGGGTCCGGAACTGAGGTTGGTGGCGGCATAACCCGGATGAGCGGCGGCGGCGAGGAGGGCCGTGTCGTGGTCCGTTGCCTGGCGCTGGAGCTCGCTGCTGAAGAGCAGATTGGCCAGCTTCGACTGGGAGTAGGCCGACCAACGCCCGTAACGGTGGTGCTCGAAGAACAGGTCCTCGAAATGGATCTTCCCAAATTTGTGGGCATTGGATGACACGCTGATCACCCGGGGCGCCGGGGCGGCGAGCAAGACGGGCAGGAGGAGGCCCGTGAGAGCAAAGTGGCCAAGGTGGTTGGTGGCCAACTGCAACTCGAAGCCATCGTCGGTAGTAGCCCGGGGTACGGCCATGACCCCGGCGTTGTTCATCATCACATCGAGGTGGCCGAGTTCATCGATCAAACCAGCAGCACAGGCACGCACCGACGCCAGCGACGCCAGATCCAGGCTGCGTATCTCCGGCGGCGGGCCGGTCGCGTGGATCTTCACCGCTTCCAGGGCGGCCTTGGCCCGACGTTCGTCGCGGCAGGCCATCAACACCCGAGCACCCTTACCTGCCAACGCCTCCGCCGAGCGCAGACCGAGGCCACTGTTGGCTCCGGTGATCACAATGGTTTGCCCGGTTTGATCGGGGATGTCGGCGGCGGTCCAGGTGGCCATGACCAGATCCTCCCATTCCTACCTACGTCATGAGTAGTGCTGGCTTGAACCCACCCCCCAGGGAAGGTGGTCGAGTGGCTCTCATCGAACGGTGATACCCGAGACAGCCCCCCGCAAGGGATGTATCGCCCCGGGTTCAGGTGGCGGTGGTGGAGCGACCGCCGAAGCCGAAGAGGTGCTGGGCCACCTTGCGCATCTGTATCTCCTCGGAGCCCTCGGTGATGCGATAGCGACGGTGGTGACGGTAGATGTGCTCAAAGGGCATGTGGCGGCTGTAGCCCACGCCGCCGCAGGTTTGCATGGCCCGGTCAGCCGCGTCGCAGGCCAAACGGTTGGCTCGGTAGTTGCACATCGCCACCTGATGGGTGAGTTCCATGTGGTGGCGCCGATCCATCTGCCAGGCCGTCATGCGAATCAGTTGGCGCAGCATCGCCGCTTCGCTGTGGAGTTCGACCAGGGGAAATTGGATGCCCTGGTTGGTAGATAGCGCCGTGCTCCAGGTGGTGCGGCCGTTGGCATAAGCCACGGCTTCGTCGATGCAGTACTGGGCGGCACCCAACGAAGACGCCGCTTGGCGGATCCGGTTCTCGTGCACGAACGACTGGGCCAACTCCAATCCGTGATCAAGGCGCCCGAAGAGCGCATCGGCCCCCACGCGCACATCGGTCATGGTCACCTCGGCATGGTCGGTGGGCATGTTGAAGGTCCACCAGAAGTAGTCCACCGAGAAGCCCGACGCGTCGCAGGGCACGAGGAACGCGCTGATGCCCACCGGCGATCCATCTTCGCCCGACGTGCGGGCGAAGATGATGTCATGGGTGGCGTGGTGCAACCCCGAGTTGAAGCGCTTGTGGCCGTTGAGCACCCACTCGTCGCCGTCAGCCACTGCGGTGGTCTCAAGGAAGGTGGCATCGGAACCATGGTTGGGTTCGGTAAGGCCAAAGGCCAGCCGTCGGGTGCCGTCCAGGAAACCCGGCATCCACTCGGCCTTCTGGGCCTCGGTGCCGAAGTCGCGCATCATCAACACGGTAGGGAAGTTGCCCACCACCGAACTCTCGTTCTGGAGGTCGTTGAACAACCCCAGGCCCTTATGGGCTAGGTGCTCGCGAATGATCGCCATCTCGAGATTGCTGGCGTCTCGGCCACCGAACTCCGCCGGCAGCGCGAGCCGGAGCCACCCCGCTGCGTCGGCCCGACGTCGCATCTCGGCCAGCAGATCCTCCCATTCGGCCCGAGGTACGCCGTCGTTGTCGAAGTCTGTGCGCGAGTACTCGCGGCGGTGATCGAAGAAACGCTCATTGTCATCCTGGGCCTGCAGCGGGGCGATCTCCGCCGCGATAAAGGCATCGAGGGCGCGCAGGGTGGATTCGGTCTCTGCCGGAATCTCAAAGTCCATCCCCGAAACCTAGAGCAGCCCTGTCCGTGACGGCCACGGGGCCGGGCTGTACTGACCCCGATCCCCCTCCGCCCCCCCAGGGGCCGGATTGCGGCATGATCCAGGGATGAAGATCGGAATCAACGGATCCAGCCTTATCGCCCTGGGAGCCCCGCTGGGGGCCCTCGTCGACCACGCCGCGCAAGCCGAAGCCGACGGCTTCGCCACCTATTGGCTGGCGCAACTCGCGGTGCCCGATGCCCTCACCGCCATCGCGGTGATGGGGGCTTCCACCAGCACCATAGAACTCGGCACCGCCGTGATCCCCACCTGGCCGCGGCATCCGCTCATGCTGGCGGCCCAGGCCCTCACCGTGCAGGAGGCCATCGGGTCGCGCCTCCTGCTGGGCATCGGGCTAGCCCACAAGTCGAGCATCGAGGGAACGCTCAAGATCCCCTTTGCCAACCCGGCCAAGCACATGGACGAGTACCTGCAGGTGCTGCTCCCCGCCCTCACCGATCGCAAGGTGTCCTTCACCGGCGACATCTGGTCGGCGGAGAGCGACGGTATCGGCGGCACCCCCGAGATCGCATCTCCCAGCGTGATGCTGGCGGCCATGGGCCCTCGCATGCTGCGGCTCGCCGGTGAGCGAACCGCCGGTTCCATCCTTTGGCTGAGCGGCCCCAAAGCCATTGCCGAGCAGATCAAGCCAGCCCTCGATGCTGCCGCCGCCGGGGCCGGACAACCGCCGCCTCGCATCGTCGCCAGTGTGCCGGTATGTGTCACCACCAAGCCCGACGACGTGAAGGCGATGGTCGCCACGCTCCTGGAGGGATACAACGACCTGCCGTCGTATCGCGGGGTCATGGACACCGAGGGCGCCGGCGGCCCCGCCGATGTGTCACTCATCGGCAGCGAAGATGAAGTGCGTGCCGGTCTCGCCGCCTTCGCCGCCGCCGGGGCCACCGACTTCTCCGCCCTCGAGTTCGTGGTGGATCCAGCCGACGCGGCACCCACCCGGGCGCTACTGGTTGACCTGGCTCGAGGCTGAGACCCTGCGTCGCCCTAACGGGCCACTACGCTGCGGCCGATGCAAGATTCCGTGACCATGACCATTGAAGCCACGCCGGCGGAGGTGTGGGCCCTTGTCAGCGACGTAACCAAGATCGGGCGCTACAGCCCCGAGACCTTCGAGGCCGAATGGCTCGACGGGGCCACCGGGCCGGCGGTGGGGGTGCGTTTTCGCGGTCACGTGAAACGCAACCAGAAGGGGCCGATCTACTGGGCCACCTGTGTCATCACCGAATGCGAGCAGGACCAGGCCTTCGGCTTTACGGTGGGCGAATCCGTGGAGAAAGGGCTCAACAACTGGCGCTATGCGCTGGTGGCGAACCCCACCGGTGGCACCGACGTCACCGAGTCGTTTCGCCTGAAGGACACGCTCGCCATGCGCCTCTACTGGGG
Proteins encoded in this window:
- a CDS encoding SRPBCC family protein; amino-acid sequence: MQDSVTMTIEATPAEVWALVSDVTKIGRYSPETFEAEWLDGATGPAVGVRFRGHVKRNQKGPIYWATCVITECEQDQAFGFTVGESVEKGLNNWRYALVANPTGGTDVTESFRLKDTLAMRLYWGLLGWARGRTNRNGMRTTLERMKAELESD